CACTTTAATGACTATTCTTTTTTCGGAGCGCTCAACATTTTTTAAAGCCTGCATTGCATTCACCAACAGGTTGATAACTATTTGTTCAATCTGAATGAATGAAGCTTTGATCATGATTTCATTTTCGGGAAGGATAAGTTTAGTTGTTATTTTTTGTTCAGAAATCTGTGTTTCGAGAAGCGAATAGGCATTGTTAATTATCTGAACCAAATCAACCTCGAGTTCCGATTCTGTCGATGAAGGTGCAATCCAGAAATTTCTCATGTGCCGGATTATCTCATCGATACGTGAGATGCCACTTTTGAGGGTCGTTAACTTGTTTTTGATGATTTCAGGAAGCTCAGTTGAATTCTGGCGCTCCCAATAAGCAATGCTGTCGACTGTAACGCGCAGTGCATTCAGCGGTTGATTTATCTCATGTGTAATGCCCGATGCCATTACCCCAATGGATGCAAGCCGCGATGATTTTTCGAGAATTTGTATGGCTTTAACGTGTTTTTTCTCTACCTCAAGATGCATATTCATTTGCATATTACGTTCCCAGGCGTTGGCAATGAGCTGCACAAGAGTGGTCAGTTCATTTATTTCACTTTCATCCCATTTATAAGTATAAGCCTGCGAAAACCCAGCCATTCCGATTAGCTTTGTTCCAACCCTGATAGGAAAAATTGCAATTGCACCAATCTCACGCTGTTGATAAAATGTTTGCTCTTCAGGAGTCAGGTTAGACAGGTTCTCAGAAATAAAAAAGTCAGATTTTTTGAGCTCCTCAATTATTCTATTCAACTTGCTGTACTCCTGTTTTTTAAGTTCGAGTATTCCTTTCCCTTCAATAGAAAGTTTGCTTCCAATAATGTTTTTAATAGCCCCCCGAACATCAAACTTATACAAGGAAACTTTACCAATATGGTAATGATTGGTAATACGCTGCAGAATTGGATCAGTTACTTTGGTAAAGTCATTGGTTGAATTAAGAAGTACCACAACGTCAGCTATCAACTTTTGAAACTCATACCTGTCTTCAAGATGCTTTTGCTTTTGTTGAAGTGATTTTTCTGCAACAACTCTTTTGCGAATGGCATTAGATAAAATCAAAATAATTGCCAATGCTACAGAAAGAATAATGATACCAATGTTTATCAGCTTTTTGTTGGTTGAATAAAGGCTAACAGGCTTGTTTAGTATCTGCGATTCAGCCGGAAGTTTATTTAGAGATATTTTGTACTTTTTGAGTTGATTATAATCGAAAATATACTGACTAAGACTTTCAATAATGACAGGAATGCTGTCGGGCTGTTTACCCTGAAGTATTTCAATGGCCATTTGGCCGGCTTTAAACCCCTGCTCCTCACCGCTTATCATCTTACCCCCGATTACACGGCCATTCATAAAAAATTTCCAGGTAGTATAAACAGGAGCTTTTACATCTTTGGGTATCAAGTCAATATTATCGCGGTAAGATAAAAACGTCCCATCTTTGTCTTTATTGAAAGTAAGGAGTAATATCACGCTTTGATCGTCCAGGCTGCGAATTGAATCATAAAAATCACTTTTCCGCAGATTGTCCCAGTAAATAAACCGTAACCTTTGATGATAAAATGGTTCAAGTTTTTTCAGGAGATGAATATTTTCAATTGCGGTGGTTGTTTTATTGTCATTGATGATATAAAGCTTATCGCTGTTCTTATGCAAAGCCGTAATCAGGTCAATTGTAGCCTTAAAGTCGGGATCTTCTGTAATGCCGGTAATGCTTTTTTGGTTTTCAATCATGGATGGGCTGTAATTATTGATACCGCAAAAAACAACCGGAGTCTCACCAAAGTATTTTTTTCTGTTTCTCAGCACAAAATCAAGCGCATCATTGTCACTTGTTATCACCAAATCAAAAGAAGTTCCTTTTATTTTATTTCATATAATTTTTCAAGGCCTTCAAAATAGTCCTGATTCAGATTTCTTTTCCTGTCAAGATATTCAAAAAAGAGTTCCACACTTTCCTCAACAGGTTTAAAAGCTCTGTGAATGCCTTTATTCACATTATCAGTCCAGGTTAATCCTTCATTGTAAGAATGGAATACAAGCACTTTTTTTCGCTGTGCCTGAACCAATAACGGAATAAAAAATACAAGAAGTATTATCAGCTTTCCCTTCATCTGATTGAGATTCGTAAATAATAATGAAAATTATTCAGGCTGCTTTAAGATTCTATCCGAAGTGTTTTCAAAAATAGACAATATTTTGCCACAAGGCCTTCACTATCATGAACAGCCTGGGTAAAAGCGATGAGATATTTGTATTGTTGTTTATGTAAACGGCTAAAAACCAACTTACAAGCAACTGAACTCAGGCAATCATTATGCTGAGCAACAGCCTTAACTGGTACTTTTATTGAAGCTTAAGGTAATTTTCGATCAATATTACAATAGCATCAGCAACAAGAATTAAAAGAAACCCGGCCTCATTCTTTAATTTGGCTTTTCCAAGTATTCCTGTTAAAGCCACTAAAAGTGTAACAACAGCAGCCAAAACTGAATTCCCATGCCAGTG
This Lentimicrobiaceae bacterium DNA region includes the following protein-coding sequences:
- a CDS encoding GHKL domain-containing protein, translated to MVITSDNDALDFVLRNRKKYFGETPVVFCGINNYSPSMIENQKSITGITEDPDFKATIDLITALHKNSDKLYIINDNKTTTAIENIHLLKKLEPFYHQRLRFIYWDNLRKSDFYDSIRSLDDQSVILLLTFNKDKDGTFLSYRDNIDLIPKDVKAPVYTTWKFFMNGRVIGGKMISGEEQGFKAGQMAIEILQGKQPDSIPVIIESLSQYIFDYNQLKKYKISLNKLPAESQILNKPVSLYSTNKKLINIGIIILSVALAIILILSNAIRKRVVAEKSLQQKQKHLEDRYEFQKLIADVVVLLNSTNDFTKVTDPILQRITNHYHIGKVSLYKFDVRGAIKNIIGSKLSIEGKGILELKKQEYSKLNRIIEELKKSDFFISENLSNLTPEEQTFYQQREIGAIAIFPIRVGTKLIGMAGFSQAYTYKWDESEINELTTLVQLIANAWERNMQMNMHLEVEKKHVKAIQILEKSSRLASIGVMASGITHEINQPLNALRVTVDSIAYWERQNSTELPEIIKNKLTTLKSGISRIDEIIRHMRNFWIAPSSTESELEVDLVQIINNAYSLLETQISEQKITTKLILPENEIMIKASFIQIEQIVINLLVNAMQALKNVERSEKRIVIKVKDNAGHIRLSIADNGPGIPDEIGETLFDPFYSGQKESGGTGLGLAIVKTFVEKLGGKIEFKNNAEGGVTFTLTLYKLNKPEIL